The genome window AAATCTCCCCGTTCTTGATATGGTCCACGATATGCGGCCGGCCTTCTTTCACCTTATTGACGGTGTCGACAGGCAGCCCTCGCTCGCGCAAATAGGCGGCGGTGCCTCTGGTGGCTTCGATCTGGAAACCGAGCGCCTCGAGCCGTGCCGCGACCTCGAAGGCGGCCGGGCGATCTTGTTCCTTCACGCTGATAAAGGCTCGGCCCGCTGTGGGTAAGATGGCACCGGCGCCGGCCTGGGATTTGGCGAAGGCCCACCCGAAGTCGCTGTCAAGACCCATGACCTCGCCGGTCGACTTCATCTCCGGTCCCAACAGGACATCGACCCCGGCGAATTTCGTAAACGGGAAGACCGCTTCTTTGACCGACACATACGTGGGCGCCGGGGCGTCGGTAAAACGCAGGTCCTTGAGGCTCCTGCCCAACATCACTTTCATCGCCAATTTGGCGAGGGGGACGCCGATCGCTTTGCTCACGAACGGAACGGTGCGCGACGCCCGCGGGTTCACTTCGAGCACATACAGCATGCCGTCCTTCACCGCGAACTGCGCGTTCATCAGGCCGATGACGCCCAATTCCAACGCCAGCGCCGTCATCTGTCGTCGGATCTCCGCGACCATCTTCCGATCGAGGGTATACGGGGGCAGCGAGCAGGCCGAATCGCCCGAATGGACGCCCGCTTCTTCGATGTGCTCCATGATGCCGGCCACGACGACCGTGCGGCCGTCGGAGATCGCGTCGGCGTCCACTTCGATCGCGTCTTCCAGGTATTTGTCGATCAGGACGGGATGCTTGGGGGACGCTTTGACGGCGGACCCCACATAGGCCAGGAGGCCGGCCTCGTCGTGCACGATCTGCATCGCTCGCCCGCCGAGGACATAGGAGGGGCGCACCATCACGGGGTAGCCGATCTCCCGCGCGACCTTCACGGCTTCGTCGATCGAGCGCGCCATGCCGCTCGCCGCCTGGCGCAGGCCGAGCGTGTTCAGCAGGTCCCGGAATCGTTCCCGGTCCTCCGCCCGGTCGATCGCGTCGGAACCGGTTCCCAGGATCGTCACCCCGCCCTGCGCCAACGGCACCGAGAGTTTCAGCGGGGTTTGTCCGCCGAACTGGACGACCACGCCGAGCGGACGTTCCCGGTGGACGATATTCAGCACATCTTCTTCGGTCAACGGCTCGAAATACAAACGGTCCGACGTGTCGTAGTCGGTGCTGACCGTCTCGGGATTGCAGTTCACCATGATCGTTTCCACGCCCTCCTCGCGCAGCGCCATCGCGGCGTGGACACAGCAATAGTCGAACTCGATGCCCTGCCCGATCCGGTTGGGTCCCCCGCCCAGAATGACGACCTTGCGTTTGGAGGTCGGCCGCGCTTCGCACTCGCGACCATAGGTGGAATACAGGTAGGGCGTGTGGGCCTCGAACTCGGCGGCGCAGGTATCGACCCGTTTGTAGGTGACCGCCGGACGGGCATCGGAGGTTCCGTCGCTCATCCGCCGAATCCGGATCTCCTGCGCGTCGAAGCCCGTCAATTGCGCGAGACGCTCGTCGGCAAACCCGAGTTCTTTGGCGTGCCGGAAGAGTTCCTGATCGGCCGAGTCGATGGCCGCCCGGCCCTCGCCGGCGAGTCGCTGCTCGAACCGGAGGATCTCCCGAATCTGCTCGAGGAACCACGGATCGATCTTCGTCAAGCCGTACAACTCCTCGTTGGTCATCCCGAGCCGCATCCCGTCGGCCAGCCGCCACAGGCGGTCCGGATGCGGCGTGCGGAGCAGGGCTCTCACGCGGTCCACCGTCTCGTCGCGATTGATTCCCTCCGGCACTCCGCGGTCGAGGCCGAATGCCGAAGTCAGGCCGAACCGGTCCACTTCCAGTGAACGGACGGCTTTCTGCAGCGCTTCCTTGAAGGTCCGGCCGATCGCCATGGCTTCGCCCACCGACTTCATCTGCGTCGTCAGCGCCGGATCCGCGCCGGGGAATTTCTGGAACGCGAA of Nitrospirota bacterium contains these proteins:
- the carB gene encoding carbamoyl-phosphate synthase large subunit, which codes for MPKRTDIETILLIGSGPIVIGQACEFDYSGTQACKALKEEGYRVVLINSNPATIMTDPELADRTYVEPITPEVVELVIERERPDALLPTMGGQTALNTAMGLAKRGTLEKYGVRLIGASAEAIHKAEDRDAFRQAMWRIGLAVPASGIATSLAEAERHIERIGFPVIVRPSFTLGGTGGNIAYNIEEFRRHVEWGLAMSPVRQVLIEQSVIGWKEFELEVMRDLKDNVVIVCPIENVDPMGVHTGDSITVAPAMTLTDKEYQVMRDAAVRIIREIGVDTGGSNIQFGVNPDTGEMVVIEMNPRVSRSSALASKATGFPIAKIAAKLAVGYTLDEITNDITGVTKASFEPTIDYVVVKIPRFAFQKFPGADPALTTQMKSVGEAMAIGRTFKEALQKAVRSLEVDRFGLTSAFGLDRGVPEGINRDETVDRVRALLRTPHPDRLWRLADGMRLGMTNEELYGLTKIDPWFLEQIREILRFEQRLAGEGRAAIDSADQELFRHAKELGFADERLAQLTGFDAQEIRIRRMSDGTSDARPAVTYKRVDTCAAEFEAHTPYLYSTYGRECEARPTSKRKVVILGGGPNRIGQGIEFDYCCVHAAMALREEGVETIMVNCNPETVSTDYDTSDRLYFEPLTEEDVLNIVHRERPLGVVVQFGGQTPLKLSVPLAQGGVTILGTGSDAIDRAEDRERFRDLLNTLGLRQAASGMARSIDEAVKVAREIGYPVMVRPSYVLGGRAMQIVHDEAGLLAYVGSAVKASPKHPVLIDKYLEDAIEVDADAISDGRTVVVAGIMEHIEEAGVHSGDSACSLPPYTLDRKMVAEIRRQMTALALELGVIGLMNAQFAVKDGMLYVLEVNPRASRTVPFVSKAIGVPLAKLAMKVMLGRSLKDLRFTDAPAPTYVSVKEAVFPFTKFAGVDVLLGPEMKSTGEVMGLDSDFGWAFAKSQAGAGAILPTAGRAFISVKEQDRPAAFEVAARLEALGFQIEATRGTAAYLRERGLPVDTVNKVKEGRPHIVDHIKNGEICLVVNTVRTASSQADSVSIRREALHKNVPYYTTMRGARAAVMGIEAMMKKELAIRSLQEYHARPQR